Proteins encoded in a region of the Zunongwangia endophytica genome:
- a CDS encoding sulfite exporter TauE/SafE family protein yields MFFSAFLFGLLGSFHCIGMCGPIAFLLPLSRDKKPLMFFQLFLYHFGRILSYAAIGSLFGLLGKGLNLFAAQQKLSIGIGILMILTVIISFGSMKLNKIGTPFFRIISRLKSKIGAGLKKKSPDTFLSIGMLNGFLPCGLVYMAMLGAIAEANAGFGALYMVFFGVGTIPLMTAAVVLSSKLSGSIKTRERIRKLIPIFVVLTGLLFILRGSGLNIPYLSPAVAKDKVDAKIECHEPSLFSVKL; encoded by the coding sequence ATGTTTTTCAGTGCATTTTTATTCGGACTTTTAGGTAGTTTTCATTGCATTGGGATGTGTGGTCCCATCGCTTTTCTATTGCCTTTAAGTCGTGATAAAAAACCGCTGATGTTTTTTCAGTTATTTCTTTATCATTTTGGTAGAATATTATCTTATGCTGCTATAGGATCGTTATTCGGACTTTTAGGGAAAGGCTTAAATTTATTCGCAGCACAACAAAAACTATCTATAGGAATTGGAATTTTGATGATTTTAACGGTGATTATTTCCTTCGGAAGTATGAAATTAAATAAAATAGGAACTCCTTTTTTCAGAATTATAAGTCGGCTAAAATCAAAAATAGGAGCCGGTTTAAAGAAGAAATCTCCAGATACGTTTCTTTCAATAGGGATGCTGAATGGATTTTTACCATGCGGACTCGTTTACATGGCGATGCTTGGTGCAATTGCTGAAGCTAATGCCGGTTTTGGAGCTTTATACATGGTTTTTTTCGGTGTTGGAACCATACCATTAATGACGGCGGCTGTAGTGTTGTCGAGTAAACTTTCGGGAAGTATTAAAACCCGAGAAAGAATACGCAAGCTAATACCGATATTCGTTGTTTTAACAGGTCTTTTATTTATTTTGCGTGGTTCTGGTTTAAATATTCCTTATCTCTCTCCTGCGGTGGCTAAAGACAAAGTAGATGCTAAAATTGAGTGTCATGAGCCTTCCCTTTTTTCGGTTAAGTTATAG
- a CDS encoding ZIP family metal transporter: MPTWIQAGLWGLFSGSALILGSIIGYFFNLKQKTIAIVMAFGAGVLISALSLELMDEAYNQSGLLPSSIGFIGGALIYYFANSVLEKSGAKHRKRSQSQQSSEEEKEGSGVAIALGALLDGIPESIAIGISILEGGAVSIATVIAIFISNLPEGLSSSSGMKKAGRSKVFIFGIWIGIAILSSIASILGYSLFSEFPPAVNGATLAIAAGAILNMISTTMIPEAFQKAHGMIGLITVLGFLCSFLLSHAI, from the coding sequence ATGCCTACATGGATACAGGCAGGATTATGGGGACTATTTTCTGGTAGCGCATTAATCCTAGGATCAATAATTGGTTATTTTTTCAACCTGAAGCAAAAAACGATTGCCATAGTTATGGCCTTTGGTGCGGGAGTACTAATTTCTGCCCTATCGTTAGAGCTTATGGACGAAGCTTATAATCAAAGTGGATTACTCCCTAGTTCGATAGGTTTTATTGGTGGCGCTCTTATTTACTATTTCGCAAATTCAGTATTAGAAAAAAGCGGAGCTAAACATCGTAAACGCTCGCAGTCGCAACAATCGTCTGAAGAAGAAAAAGAAGGTAGCGGTGTAGCAATAGCGCTAGGCGCCCTATTAGATGGAATTCCAGAGTCAATTGCCATAGGCATCAGTATTTTAGAAGGTGGTGCGGTAAGTATTGCTACGGTTATCGCCATTTTCATTTCCAATCTACCGGAAGGTTTATCCAGCTCTTCTGGAATGAAGAAAGCAGGACGATCAAAAGTTTTTATTTTCGGGATCTGGATTGGTATCGCAATTCTATCTTCAATTGCATCGATTTTAGGCTATTCTTTATTTAGTGAATTTCCTCCCGCAGTAAATGGTGCTACGCTGGCAATCGCAGCTGGAGCAATACTGAATATGATCTCTACAACGATGATTCCTGAAGCTTTTCAAAAAGCCCATGGCATGATTGGTTTGATCACCGTTCTAGGATTTTTATGTTCATTTTTGTTATCCCATGCGATTTAA
- the hemN gene encoding oxygen-independent coproporphyrinogen III oxidase, whose amino-acid sequence MMQSLVNKYNVAGPRYTSYPTVPYWDDTSFSLKEWKECLKRSYVESKQNGISLYIHLPYCESMCTFCGCNKRITKNHLVEIPYIKSLLIEWDLYVSLFEETPKISELHLGGGTPTFFSSENLQLLLEGLFKDPAERASAKLSFEGHPNNTTKNHLQVLSNLGFSRVSYGVQDYNLSVQKAINRVQPFENVQKVTTLARESGFTSVGHDIIFGLPFQTTKDIENTINLTKKLMPERIAFYSYAHVPWIKGNGQRGFKDEDLPSPEEKKKQFELGKKMLLEAGYVEIGMDHFALPEDELARGLQQKHIHRNFMGYTTETTQLMIGLGVSAIGDSWYAFGQNTKNIEEYKSLVEGGIFPIYRGHILSPEDLTIRRHILNLMCKFETSWEDQHMYFPELPDVIIKLAEMQEDGLLKILNSKIEITEKGRAFVRNVCMAFDLRLQRKKPDIKLFSMTI is encoded by the coding sequence ATTATGCAGTCTTTGGTAAATAAATATAACGTAGCCGGTCCAAGGTACACAAGCTATCCTACCGTACCATATTGGGATGATACTTCCTTTTCTTTAAAAGAATGGAAAGAATGCCTAAAAAGAAGTTATGTAGAAAGTAAACAAAACGGGATTAGCCTCTACATACATCTTCCCTATTGCGAAAGCATGTGTACCTTTTGTGGCTGCAATAAAAGGATTACCAAAAATCATCTGGTTGAAATTCCTTATATAAAATCGCTTCTAATAGAATGGGATTTGTATGTTTCGCTTTTTGAAGAAACACCTAAAATTTCTGAATTACATCTTGGGGGCGGTACGCCAACATTTTTTTCTTCGGAAAACTTACAATTACTTTTAGAAGGTTTATTTAAAGATCCTGCTGAAAGAGCCAGTGCTAAACTGAGTTTTGAAGGTCATCCAAATAACACCACAAAAAATCACCTTCAGGTTTTATCGAATCTTGGTTTTTCAAGAGTTAGTTACGGCGTTCAGGATTACAACTTAAGCGTTCAAAAAGCAATAAACCGCGTTCAACCATTTGAGAATGTTCAAAAAGTAACAACACTGGCTAGAGAAAGTGGTTTTACTTCAGTTGGTCACGACATTATTTTCGGTTTGCCTTTCCAAACTACCAAAGATATCGAGAATACGATTAATCTTACTAAAAAATTAATGCCAGAGCGCATTGCCTTCTATAGCTATGCACATGTCCCTTGGATTAAAGGAAATGGCCAACGTGGATTTAAAGATGAAGATCTACCTTCTCCTGAAGAAAAAAAGAAACAGTTTGAACTGGGCAAAAAAATGCTGCTGGAAGCTGGTTATGTAGAAATAGGAATGGATCATTTTGCGCTGCCGGAAGACGAATTAGCTCGTGGATTACAGCAGAAGCATATTCACCGAAACTTTATGGGATATACAACCGAAACAACTCAACTGATGATAGGTTTAGGTGTATCTGCGATTGGAGATTCCTGGTACGCTTTTGGGCAAAACACCAAAAATATTGAAGAATATAAAAGCCTGGTAGAAGGTGGTATTTTCCCCATCTATCGCGGTCATATTTTAAGTCCCGAAGACCTTACTATAAGACGTCACATTCTTAACCTAATGTGCAAATTCGAGACAAGCTGGGAAGATCAACACATGTATTTTCCTGAACTCCCCGATGTGATTATAAAATTAGCAGAAATGCAGGAGGACGGACTCTTAAAAATCCTGAATAGCAAAATTGAAATTACAGAAAAAGGAAGAGCTTTTGTTCGTAATGTCTGCATGGCCTTCGACTTAAGATTACAACGTAAAAAACCTGATATTAAACTCTTTTCTATGACAATTTAA
- a CDS encoding MFS transporter — protein sequence MEIKHKQRIALSICFFISGISFSTWASRIPSIKEMYDLSEAQLGSLLLVMPFGNIIGLPISGWLVSKFDSRSPLFAGIVLISLALSGIGWSTNIYTLMVCMFFFAFAMRIMNISMNTQSISLQKSYLRKIIGSFHAAWSCGGIVGVALSTIMVKYAVDMPIHLSIVAVISLVCIGSSFSFLLQGDKTTGGSKLKLGKPDGYIFILGLMVFCASLCEGGMFDWSGVYFKEVVGEEIFTLGYLTFMVFMAISRFCSDLIIEKIGMPKTYIISSTMVVCGVLTVVLFPYFWPALIGFSIVGLGIAAVMPMTMGLAGESPKYSPGMAISIVTTYSVTGMLLGPPLVGYLAELLGLKVAFLLFLLAGLMILPISRRFFKRQSNLENN from the coding sequence ATGGAAATAAAACACAAACAGCGCATCGCATTAAGTATATGTTTTTTTATCAGTGGAATTTCATTTTCTACCTGGGCATCGCGAATTCCGTCGATCAAAGAAATGTACGATCTTAGTGAAGCTCAGCTAGGGAGTTTACTTTTGGTAATGCCGTTTGGTAATATTATAGGGTTACCAATTTCTGGTTGGTTAGTTTCTAAGTTTGATAGTAGAAGTCCGCTTTTTGCCGGGATCGTTCTTATTTCATTGGCCTTATCGGGAATTGGTTGGTCTACTAATATTTATACGTTGATGGTTTGTATGTTCTTTTTTGCATTTGCGATGCGAATTATGAATATTTCTATGAATACTCAATCTATAAGCCTGCAAAAATCTTATTTGCGTAAGATCATAGGTTCCTTTCATGCCGCCTGGAGCTGCGGAGGGATTGTAGGAGTGGCATTATCTACCATCATGGTAAAATATGCGGTAGATATGCCTATACATTTAAGTATTGTTGCGGTAATCAGTTTAGTGTGTATAGGAAGCAGTTTTAGCTTTTTATTGCAGGGAGACAAAACAACAGGCGGTAGTAAACTTAAATTGGGTAAACCTGATGGCTATATTTTTATATTGGGCCTAATGGTTTTCTGTGCATCTTTATGCGAAGGCGGAATGTTTGATTGGAGCGGTGTTTATTTTAAAGAAGTAGTAGGCGAAGAAATTTTTACTTTAGGCTACCTTACTTTTATGGTATTTATGGCGATTTCGCGTTTTTGTTCCGATTTGATTATAGAAAAAATAGGAATGCCAAAAACCTATATTATTAGTTCTACCATGGTAGTTTGCGGTGTTCTAACCGTGGTCTTATTTCCGTACTTTTGGCCTGCCTTAATAGGTTTTAGTATTGTAGGTTTAGGTATCGCAGCAGTAATGCCTATGACGATGGGATTGGCTGGAGAATCTCCAAAATATAGTCCCGGCATGGCAATCTCGATCGTGACAACTTACAGCGTTACTGGAATGTTATTGGGACCACCGCTAGTAGGATATCTAGCAGAATTATTAGGATTGAAAGTAGCATTTTTATTATTTCTTTTAGCGGGATTAATGATATTGCCTATTTCTAGACGGTTTTTTAAAAGACAATCAAATTTGGAAAATAATTAA
- a CDS encoding serine hydrolase domain-containing protein: MTKTNIFTIFLIMLNAVQLCAQDQKLQLNEPISEELKTSESTKSYQIALDSAYFVYGKLEQKTVDGVVKLYSPENKFIEEFDKDAKGPDFFMFKTKEKGNYRLEVVPFKKDSGTYTIEILKLEPVAKTPEGKVDQLLIGYTGNVPGAEVLVLKEGKTLLEKAYGMANLSYNIPFKTTTPTNIGSTSKQFTAMAIMLLQQQGKLKLDDDVRKYFPELPEFDQKVTLRNLLTHTNGYREYLNLFSLTGSDLTLPISEEQIIRSIQNQSELQNEPGTKFNYNNTAFVLLSLVVERVTDTPFPEWMKKNVFEPINMNDTQVRCANDEIIPNRAAGYKIGDNGIYVEVEDLQYSRGAGGIYTTLPDFKKWIKNFKSHQLGGKEIYDAMTTSFVLKDGDSTHYGLGLFIESYKDKIMIHHAGADAAHRSMLMYFPEFDGAIITQSNNAAFNSNSMAKKIASIYFKEDFENTPTNEIGDYNLKKFDKLTGEYALDESPNFILYFMKDGNRIYTQASGQPEIDLIAESDSIFKIAGVDARVKFHLNEDGTADHLTLMQNGNHTATKIASNNPEDEEFVYDITKFDKLLGKYALEESKAFILDFMRDEDRIYTQATGQPEIDLIAESDSLFKIKGVNAKVKFHLNKNGTADSLTLIQNGMHKAQKIKISENIDLKDFTGSFYSAEVETVYHIHLKDEKLEISSFLFPENIKIEYTTEDTFSGGYPIELLKFLRNTDNEIIGFEIDNGRTSGVKFAKMNKDFLIE, encoded by the coding sequence ATGACTAAAACCAACATCTTTACTATTTTTTTAATAATGCTGAATGCTGTGCAACTCTGCGCTCAGGATCAAAAACTTCAGCTAAACGAGCCAATTTCGGAAGAACTAAAAACTTCAGAAAGTACTAAATCCTATCAAATCGCTTTAGATTCCGCCTACTTTGTTTATGGAAAATTAGAACAAAAAACCGTGGACGGCGTAGTAAAACTATATTCTCCGGAAAATAAATTCATTGAAGAATTTGATAAAGACGCTAAAGGACCTGACTTCTTTATGTTTAAAACCAAAGAAAAGGGCAATTACCGACTTGAAGTAGTGCCCTTTAAGAAAGATTCTGGCACATATACCATAGAAATTTTAAAATTAGAACCTGTTGCCAAAACTCCAGAGGGAAAAGTCGATCAGTTATTAATTGGTTATACCGGAAATGTTCCCGGCGCTGAAGTTTTAGTCTTAAAAGAAGGAAAAACACTTTTAGAAAAAGCGTATGGAATGGCTAATCTTAGCTATAATATTCCGTTTAAAACTACTACTCCCACTAATATTGGTTCTACCTCTAAGCAATTTACGGCAATGGCGATTATGTTATTGCAGCAACAAGGTAAACTTAAGCTCGATGATGATGTACGAAAGTATTTTCCTGAATTACCCGAATTCGATCAAAAAGTAACTTTACGAAATCTATTAACCCATACTAATGGATATCGAGAATATTTAAACCTGTTTAGTCTTACGGGTAGCGATCTTACACTTCCTATCAGTGAAGAACAAATTATAAGAAGTATTCAAAATCAATCTGAATTACAAAACGAGCCGGGAACAAAATTCAATTATAATAATACTGCTTTTGTATTACTCAGTTTGGTGGTCGAGCGTGTTACCGATACTCCATTCCCAGAATGGATGAAAAAGAACGTTTTTGAACCTATTAATATGAACGACACGCAAGTTCGATGTGCTAACGACGAAATTATTCCGAATCGTGCCGCTGGTTACAAAATTGGTGATAACGGAATATATGTAGAAGTAGAAGATTTGCAGTACTCTCGGGGAGCAGGCGGAATTTATACAACCCTGCCAGATTTTAAAAAATGGATTAAAAACTTCAAATCTCATCAATTAGGCGGTAAAGAAATTTATGACGCCATGACAACATCATTTGTTCTGAAAGACGGCGATTCTACTCATTATGGATTAGGTCTTTTTATTGAAAGTTATAAAGACAAAATCATGATACACCACGCCGGTGCTGATGCAGCCCATCGATCGATGCTTATGTATTTTCCTGAATTTGATGGCGCAATAATTACGCAAAGTAACAACGCCGCTTTCAATAGTAATTCTATGGCTAAAAAAATCGCTAGTATTTACTTTAAAGAGGATTTTGAAAATACTCCAACTAACGAAATTGGCGATTACAATCTTAAGAAATTCGATAAATTAACCGGGGAATACGCATTAGACGAATCGCCAAACTTTATTCTTTATTTTATGAAAGATGGAAATCGAATTTATACCCAAGCTTCAGGACAGCCAGAAATAGATCTTATTGCAGAATCTGATTCCATTTTTAAAATTGCAGGAGTAGATGCCCGAGTTAAATTTCATCTAAATGAAGACGGAACAGCAGATCATTTAACTTTGATGCAAAACGGCAATCATACCGCAACTAAAATAGCCTCAAATAATCCAGAAGATGAAGAATTTGTTTACGATATAACCAAATTCGATAAACTACTTGGAAAATATGCTTTAGAGGAATCTAAAGCCTTTATTCTAGATTTTATGAGAGACGAAGATCGCATCTATACACAAGCTACCGGGCAACCAGAAATAGATCTTATTGCAGAATCTGATTCGTTATTTAAAATAAAAGGAGTAAATGCTAAGGTTAAATTTCATTTAAACAAAAATGGCACTGCAGATTCTTTAACTTTAATTCAGAATGGAATGCATAAAGCACAAAAAATAAAGATTTCAGAAAATATCGATCTTAAGGATTTTACTGGAAGTTTTTATAGTGCAGAAGTTGAAACGGTATATCATATTCATTTAAAAGATGAAAAATTAGAAATTTCAAGTTTTCTTTTTCCTGAAAACATTAAAATTGAATATACTACAGAAGATACATTTTCTGGCGGATATCCTATTGAATTATTAAAGTTCCTACGGAATACTGACAATGAAATTATAGGTTTTGAAATAGACAACGGAAGAACAAGTGGTGTAAAATTCGCTAAAATGAATAAAGATTTTTTAATCGAATAA
- a CDS encoding TonB-dependent receptor produces the protein MRNFYSLCVFLFFCCISYAQNGVKLQGKITTEGGDPITGANITIPKISKGTTSDYSGDYQIQAIAAGNYTIKVSFIGYRTLTKKVTLNNNTTLNFKLEESAFELEGLVVTAQKREQKNKDVPIAITSYGNEFLQKQNIQEFDQLSEFVPGLQIQLQSANNPGIVIRGITSDNGDSRVEPRVSVFQNGVSISKSRGSVVELYDIDRVEVLKGPQGTLFGRGAEIGAMHIINNTAKNENSGKLTLGYGNFNQFRTTGYVNTPLVKDKLFVRLAGIYSKRDGFIDNLSGGDLNGKETLAFRGSLKYMIGMNTTLDVIANWQHDTPPGTAFKSGTYAPVGGDTNPSNFADLERGNELGLDRTVYDITANLKHHINENWDFTSITAYREFDSDEAFDADGTAAPALFFHEIAKGKQFSQEVRFNFSADDKLHGFFGGNFLFEDGSQAAPLITNEQSYGALILSYLSGNQDLFMVDGVPQYFPNIPNDPSTFGDAAGAPLNGANSESYTNYGKNYSGDIFADVSYSVIPSLSLTLGLRGTWENINAGYEVEDAETPSFIGALLSTYPNNLFAPTNGRLEASENFLSTVGRFAVNFEASKRLSLFGNIARGRRPNVINIDETGSNTLAAESVWSYEVGAKSLFLNNRLQFDVNAYTYKYRHFQTSITTFDPETGINTNPDDSGSATSYGFETAFQYAFARNSNFFANYSYIDASFDDEDENGNEQELAGNTFRLTPKHSFSLGVNYQPSITKSLDLYIRPSYSYKSKVFFEETNKPGVSQDAYGLLNFKVGTIINKKYEVNFFMNNVLDEEYVIDGGNTGGGFGIPTFIAGAPRFYGVQASVKF, from the coding sequence ATGCGAAATTTTTATTCTTTATGTGTATTCCTTTTTTTCTGTTGTATTAGTTATGCCCAAAATGGTGTAAAACTTCAGGGGAAAATAACTACAGAAGGCGGCGACCCTATTACAGGAGCTAATATTACTATTCCTAAAATTTCAAAAGGAACAACATCAGATTATTCAGGAGATTATCAAATTCAAGCTATAGCCGCAGGAAATTATACGATAAAGGTTTCTTTTATAGGATATCGTACGCTGACTAAAAAAGTGACGTTAAATAACAATACTACTCTTAATTTTAAATTAGAAGAGTCGGCTTTCGAACTTGAAGGTTTAGTTGTAACCGCACAAAAAAGAGAGCAGAAAAATAAAGATGTTCCTATCGCAATTACTTCTTATGGAAACGAATTTTTACAAAAACAGAATATACAGGAATTCGATCAGCTTTCAGAATTTGTTCCGGGATTACAAATTCAATTGCAAAGTGCGAATAACCCAGGGATTGTAATTAGAGGAATTACTAGTGATAACGGAGATTCTAGAGTAGAACCTAGAGTATCGGTTTTTCAAAATGGTGTATCTATTAGTAAATCTAGAGGATCTGTCGTAGAGCTTTATGATATTGATAGAGTAGAAGTATTAAAAGGACCACAGGGAACTTTGTTTGGTAGAGGTGCCGAAATTGGTGCCATGCATATCATAAACAATACTGCAAAAAATGAAAATTCTGGTAAGCTAACTTTAGGTTATGGTAATTTTAATCAGTTTAGAACTACAGGTTACGTAAATACTCCACTAGTTAAAGATAAATTATTTGTAAGACTAGCAGGAATTTATAGTAAACGAGATGGATTTATCGATAATCTTTCTGGAGGTGATCTAAACGGAAAAGAGACTTTAGCTTTTAGAGGATCGTTAAAATATATGATCGGGATGAATACCACACTTGATGTAATTGCCAACTGGCAACACGACACTCCTCCGGGAACGGCTTTTAAAAGCGGAACTTATGCGCCGGTAGGTGGAGATACAAATCCATCTAATTTTGCAGATTTAGAACGAGGAAATGAATTAGGTTTAGATCGTACTGTTTACGACATTACAGCAAACTTAAAGCATCATATTAATGAAAATTGGGATTTCACTTCGATTACAGCTTATCGTGAGTTTGATTCTGATGAAGCTTTCGATGCTGATGGTACTGCAGCACCTGCGTTATTTTTCCATGAAATAGCAAAGGGAAAACAATTTAGCCAAGAGGTTCGTTTCAACTTTAGTGCAGATGATAAACTTCACGGATTTTTTGGTGGAAACTTTTTATTTGAAGATGGATCACAAGCAGCTCCACTTATTACCAACGAACAAAGTTATGGTGCATTAATTTTAAGTTATTTAAGCGGTAATCAAGATTTATTTATGGTAGATGGCGTACCTCAATATTTCCCAAATATTCCAAACGATCCCAGTACGTTTGGTGATGCAGCTGGAGCACCTTTAAACGGAGCAAATAGCGAATCGTATACCAATTATGGTAAAAACTATTCAGGAGATATTTTTGCTGATGTTTCGTATTCGGTAATTCCTAGCCTTTCTTTAACTTTAGGTTTACGTGGAACTTGGGAAAATATAAACGCAGGCTACGAAGTAGAAGATGCAGAAACCCCAAGTTTTATAGGAGCTTTACTTAGTACCTATCCTAATAATCTTTTTGCACCAACAAACGGAAGATTAGAAGCTAGTGAAAATTTCTTGTCCACAGTAGGTAGATTTGCTGTTAATTTTGAAGCCTCTAAGCGATTGTCTTTATTCGGAAACATTGCAAGAGGTAGACGTCCTAACGTTATCAATATAGATGAAACAGGATCAAATACCTTAGCTGCAGAAAGTGTTTGGTCTTACGAGGTTGGAGCGAAATCATTATTTTTGAATAACCGTTTACAGTTTGATGTAAATGCGTATACTTACAAGTACCGCCACTTCCAAACTTCAATTACAACTTTCGATCCTGAAACTGGTATTAATACCAATCCAGATGATAGTGGTAGTGCAACCTCTTATGGTTTTGAAACAGCTTTTCAATATGCTTTTGCTAGAAATAGTAACTTCTTTGCGAACTACAGTTATATTGATGCTAGTTTTGATGATGAAGATGAAAACGGAAATGAGCAAGAATTGGCAGGGAATACTTTTCGTTTAACACCTAAACATTCATTCTCACTCGGTGTTAATTATCAGCCTTCAATTACAAAATCATTAGATCTATACATACGTCCTTCCTACAGTTATAAGTCAAAAGTGTTTTTTGAAGAAACGAACAAACCGGGAGTTTCTCAAGATGCTTATGGTTTGCTAAACTTTAAAGTAGGAACAATCATCAATAAAAAGTACGAAGTAAACTTTTTTATGAATAATGTGTTAGATGAAGAATATGTGATTGATGGTGGTAACACCGGAGGAGGTTTTGGTATCCCAACATTTATTGCAGGAGCACCACGTTTTTACGGCGTACAGGCTTCTGTTAAATTTTAA
- a CDS encoding alpha/beta hydrolase, giving the protein MKKYFFIGILLLNLAPLFAQQLEDISLNKLDKYIATQESKIEDLKPDNEAHIIWENKYQKTPIAIVYLHGFGASSREGEPVVSKLAEKFGWNVYMSRLQSHGIDSKDAFKSLTPENYIASAQEALAIGKKIGEKVLLVSTSTGGTLSLILASEEKDLAGVIMYSPFIGLKNPAMAAITQPGGKEFFINQIGGEVQYQDRPAEEAKYWSTDYHVNGYIGLIKMLQQNMKPETFSKVTCPVFLGYYYKNEEEQDQVVSVPAMLKMYAELGTPDAKKEKVAFPEAGNHVIASDLRSNDWENVYKESVEFITEKIK; this is encoded by the coding sequence ATGAAAAAGTATTTCTTTATAGGAATTCTATTGCTGAATTTAGCACCTTTATTTGCACAGCAGTTAGAAGATATTTCTTTGAATAAATTAGACAAGTATATCGCTACTCAAGAGAGTAAAATAGAAGATTTAAAGCCTGATAATGAAGCCCATATTATTTGGGAAAATAAGTATCAAAAAACGCCAATAGCTATTGTTTATTTACACGGTTTTGGTGCAAGTAGCCGAGAAGGCGAACCAGTAGTTTCTAAGTTGGCTGAAAAATTTGGGTGGAATGTGTATATGTCCAGATTACAGTCACACGGTATTGATTCTAAAGATGCCTTCAAATCCTTAACCCCAGAGAACTATATCGCTTCAGCTCAAGAAGCTTTAGCTATTGGTAAAAAAATAGGAGAGAAAGTACTTTTAGTAAGTACTTCAACCGGCGGTACGTTAAGTTTAATTTTAGCTTCAGAAGAAAAAGATTTGGCAGGAGTTATTATGTATTCCCCTTTTATCGGATTAAAAAATCCGGCAATGGCAGCGATAACTCAACCTGGTGGTAAAGAATTTTTTATCAACCAGATAGGGGGAGAAGTGCAATATCAAGATCGTCCTGCAGAAGAAGCAAAATACTGGTCTACAGATTATCATGTAAATGGTTATATAGGCTTAATTAAGATGCTTCAGCAGAATATGAAACCAGAAACCTTTAGCAAAGTTACTTGCCCGGTATTTTTAGGTTATTATTATAAAAATGAAGAAGAGCAAGATCAGGTCGTTTCTGTTCCGGCGATGTTAAAGATGTATGCTGAATTAGGAACGCCTGATGCAAAAAAAGAAAAAGTAGCTTTTCCGGAAGCAGGAAACCATGTGATTGCTTCAGATTTACGTTCTAACGATTGGGAAAATGTATATAAAGAAAGCGTAGAATTTATTACTGAAAAAATTAAATAA
- a CDS encoding glycerophosphodiester phosphodiesterase family protein, giving the protein MKKTLLIALAIAAFSCKNKSAEETTTSETTSENSSEKTYAFDLEGHRGTRGLMPENSIPAFKKALDLDVNTLEMDVVTTKDKKVLVSHDLWFNRDFCLDSVGQPIKEKDSMSLNIYQHTYAEVQKYDCGSIGNPKFPEQKKQHVTKPLLKDVFNMAENYKSEKTGDFSYNIELKSDPRADNIYHPEPKEFSELVIKTIEDSGIPKERIVLQSFDFRILQYLHKAHPEYRLSALVYQDGIDKNMEKLGFVPAVYSPDYNMLSEASVDSLHQQDMKVIPWTVNDTTAMKQLLEWKVDGIITDYPNRALPFRS; this is encoded by the coding sequence ATGAAGAAAACACTATTAATAGCCTTAGCGATAGCCGCTTTTTCTTGCAAGAATAAGTCCGCTGAAGAAACGACAACATCAGAAACTACTTCTGAAAATAGCTCGGAGAAAACGTATGCTTTCGATCTAGAAGGACATAGAGGAACTAGAGGTTTAATGCCAGAAAATTCAATTCCTGCTTTTAAAAAAGCCTTAGATCTTGATGTAAATACACTCGAGATGGATGTGGTAACTACAAAAGACAAAAAGGTGTTGGTTTCTCACGATTTGTGGTTTAACCGTGACTTTTGTTTAGATTCTGTTGGGCAACCTATCAAAGAGAAAGATTCGATGAGCCTTAATATTTACCAACATACGTATGCTGAGGTTCAAAAATATGACTGCGGAAGTATTGGAAATCCTAAATTTCCAGAGCAGAAAAAGCAACACGTTACCAAGCCATTGTTAAAAGATGTTTTCAACATGGCTGAAAATTACAAGTCTGAAAAAACAGGCGATTTTTCTTACAATATCGAATTAAAGAGTGATCCGCGTGCCGATAATATCTACCATCCGGAGCCTAAAGAGTTTTCAGAATTAGTGATTAAAACTATCGAAGATTCAGGAATTCCAAAAGAGCGAATTGTATTACAGAGTTTCGATTTTAGAATTCTTCAGTATTTACATAAAGCGCATCCGGAATATAGACTTTCTGCATTGGTATATCAAGATGGAATCGATAAGAATATGGAGAAATTAGGTTTTGTTCCGGCGGTTTACAGTCCGGATTACAATATGCTTTCTGAAGCAAGTGTAGATTCTTTACACCAACAAGACATGAAAGTAATTCCGTGGACAGTGAATGATACCACTGCAATGAAGCAGCTTTTAGAATGGAAGGTAGACGGAATAATCACCGATTATCCTAATCGAGCTTTGCCGTTTCGCTCGTAA